A single Rhodothermales bacterium DNA region contains:
- a CDS encoding PQQ-binding-like beta-propeller repeat protein: MTDLRWIVCGLLLISPLVLASCASEDQGLDRRFYSWSRFEAEPGATSFSALDQIDRSNVDRLQVAWMHPTPGAVIHNPIVVDSLLYAVGDSGSVMALHAGTGRRVWFHPSTPAGRMTGRAFMYWENEDRSDRRLLHFRGSYNLVALDALTGEPIESFGEHGVVDLRYGLGIPPETMARATSSSPGVVFEDLVILGSSPGEGYRAGPGHIRAFDVRTGKQQWIFHTLPQPGEFGYDTWPAGRPEKGGGANAWGGMSVDVERGIVYVPLGSANYDFYGVDRPGQNLFANSLVALDARTGERIWHFQTTHHDLWDYDLAASPVLLTIQRDGKPLDIVAQATKTGMVFAFNRETGEPLWPIEERPVPASPMPGEQAWPTQPFPAKPAPFVPLEWNTEEDLNPYLSLADRDSIQHLLRSMVVTGMYTPPGTRPTLQIPGNRGGANWGSTAGDPRDGTFYVLGDNLPSVLELEAVTAAAIGTGGTIVDRGQAVYQAYCQICHRPDLEGQPAGGIPSLRGVTERLSHVDLNAVIRGGRNQMPAWPQLTEAEMTALFSYLSNPDLALTPGANARAEDDLPERYQSGWIHIVDSQGVQAIKPPWLRLTAYDMNEGVIKWQVPVGEVWWLAEQGITGTGAGMRVRGGPAVTAGGLIFQSAAEKIYAFDKDTGALRWSHSLPGIGQGIPSVYQVDGKQYVVVAVNAVPAARMPPGAVIEPGYMAFALP, encoded by the coding sequence ATGACCGACCTTCGATGGATTGTATGCGGCTTGCTGTTGATCTCGCCCCTGGTGCTGGCGTCCTGCGCGTCGGAGGATCAGGGGCTCGATCGGCGGTTCTATAGCTGGTCCCGCTTCGAGGCGGAGCCGGGCGCGACCAGCTTCTCGGCGCTCGACCAGATCGACCGATCGAACGTGGATCGGTTGCAGGTGGCCTGGATGCATCCGACGCCCGGCGCGGTGATCCACAATCCGATCGTCGTCGACTCGTTGTTGTACGCCGTGGGAGACAGCGGGTCGGTCATGGCGCTGCACGCCGGCACCGGTCGCCGCGTGTGGTTCCACCCGAGCACGCCGGCCGGCCGCATGACCGGGCGCGCCTTCATGTACTGGGAAAACGAGGACCGCTCGGATCGCCGCCTCCTCCATTTTCGGGGCAGCTACAACCTGGTGGCGCTCGACGCCCTCACGGGCGAGCCCATCGAGTCGTTCGGCGAGCATGGGGTGGTCGATCTTCGGTACGGCCTGGGCATCCCCCCGGAAACGATGGCCCGCGCCACCTCGTCGTCGCCCGGCGTCGTGTTCGAGGACCTCGTCATTCTCGGGTCGTCGCCCGGCGAGGGCTACCGCGCCGGCCCGGGGCATATCCGCGCGTTCGACGTGCGGACCGGCAAACAGCAGTGGATCTTCCATACCCTGCCGCAACCCGGCGAATTCGGGTACGACACCTGGCCCGCCGGCCGGCCCGAAAAGGGGGGTGGCGCCAACGCCTGGGGCGGCATGAGCGTGGATGTGGAGCGGGGGATCGTGTACGTGCCGCTGGGCTCCGCCAACTACGACTTTTACGGCGTCGACCGCCCCGGGCAGAACCTCTTCGCCAACTCCCTCGTCGCGCTGGATGCGCGCACCGGCGAGCGTATCTGGCACTTTCAGACCACCCATCACGACCTGTGGGACTACGACCTGGCCGCTTCGCCGGTCTTGCTGACCATCCAGCGCGACGGAAAGCCGCTCGACATCGTGGCGCAGGCGACCAAAACGGGGATGGTGTTCGCCTTCAACCGCGAGACGGGCGAACCGCTCTGGCCGATCGAGGAGCGCCCTGTGCCGGCCTCGCCGATGCCGGGCGAGCAGGCCTGGCCGACGCAGCCGTTTCCCGCGAAGCCGGCGCCCTTCGTGCCGCTCGAATGGAACACCGAGGAGGATCTTAATCCGTACCTGTCCCTCGCCGACCGCGACTCCATTCAGCACCTGCTGCGGTCGATGGTGGTGACCGGCATGTATACGCCGCCCGGCACCCGGCCCACGCTCCAGATCCCGGGAAACCGGGGCGGGGCGAACTGGGGCTCGACCGCCGGCGACCCCCGGGACGGGACCTTCTACGTCCTCGGCGACAACCTGCCTTCCGTCCTCGAGCTGGAGGCCGTCACCGCCGCCGCGATCGGCACCGGCGGCACCATCGTGGACCGCGGCCAGGCCGTCTATCAGGCGTACTGCCAGATCTGCCATCGCCCCGATCTGGAGGGCCAGCCCGCCGGCGGCATCCCGTCGCTGCGCGGCGTCACCGAGCGGCTGTCGCATGTGGACCTCAACGCGGTGATTCGGGGCGGCCGAAACCAGATGCCGGCCTGGCCCCAGCTTACCGAGGCCGAGATGACCGCGCTGTTTTCGTACCTCTCCAACCCCGACCTCGCCCTGACCCCCGGCGCGAATGCCCGGGCGGAAGACGACCTGCCCGAACGCTACCAGAGCGGATGGATCCACATCGTGGATTCGCAAGGCGTGCAGGCGATCAAGCCGCCCTGGCTACGGCTCACCGCCTACGACATGAACGAAGGCGTCATCAAATGGCAGGTGCCCGTCGGTGAGGTATGGTGGCTGGCCGAGCAAGGCATCACGGGCACCGGCGCCGGCATGCGCGTGCGCGGAGGCCCCGCCGTCACGGCCGGCGGCTTGATCTTCCAGTCCGCCGCCGAAAAGATCTACGCATTCGATAAGGATACCGGGGCCCTACGCTGGTCCCATTCCCTGCCGGGCATCGGCCAGGGCATCCCTTCCGTTTACCAGGTGGATGGCAAGCAGTATGTCGTGGTGGCGGTGAACGCGGTGCCTGCCGCCCGAATGCCCCCCGGCGCCGTGATCGAGCCGGGGTACATGGCCTTCGCACTGCCCTGA
- a CDS encoding serine hydrolase domain-containing protein, producing MTSYRIAALLLLVGLTGCRDATTPAHSESDHRGEGPIKTVDRLVQDLVLNGHTAGVAVAVQIGDDVPFVKTYGVADVEAEAPVRPETRFGIASVTKPFTAMAIARLVEADLLRFDDPIERFFPDFPRAGEVTVRDLLAHTSGIADWWMGGLPEGTPDTWAREPEPHRYLARMNTVYLVEPGTQFAYASSNYVLLGEIVEAVTGKPVFMYLDEQVFEPLGMRETGLWGEEAAVPRARGHARVDAGDSLATSSFQAVDFPAAQLGAAGGLESSVRDMLVWSRALFDGELVADSLLDEMTAYAHVRDGRPVYDAMYTPPGSPPASMPGYMQRSGYGLGFNLTDMFGEPVVWHSGGMPGFNAIWVYIPASRTSLILVANTDNGAVPAFEEIVRALVAPA from the coding sequence ATGACCTCCTATCGCATCGCGGCGCTCCTGCTGCTCGTCGGCCTCACCGGTTGCCGGGACGCGACCACGCCTGCCCATTCCGAGTCGGACCATCGCGGGGAAGGCCCCATTAAAACCGTTGATCGGCTGGTCCAGGACCTGGTCCTGAACGGCCATACGGCCGGCGTGGCCGTGGCGGTTCAGATCGGCGACGACGTCCCGTTCGTGAAAACCTACGGCGTGGCCGATGTGGAAGCTGAAGCGCCCGTCCGCCCCGAAACGCGTTTCGGCATCGCCTCCGTAACCAAACCCTTTACCGCGATGGCGATCGCGCGGCTCGTGGAAGCCGACCTGCTCCGGTTCGACGACCCCATCGAACGCTTCTTCCCTGACTTCCCTCGCGCCGGCGAGGTGACGGTCCGCGACCTGCTCGCGCACACCTCCGGCATCGCCGACTGGTGGATGGGCGGCCTGCCCGAAGGGACCCCCGACACCTGGGCGCGTGAACCCGAGCCCCACCGCTATCTGGCGCGGATGAACACCGTGTATCTGGTCGAACCGGGGACGCAGTTCGCGTATGCCAGCAGCAACTACGTGTTGCTGGGCGAGATCGTCGAGGCCGTGACCGGGAAACCGGTCTTCATGTATCTGGATGAGCAGGTGTTCGAGCCGCTCGGGATGCGAGAAACCGGCCTATGGGGCGAGGAGGCTGCGGTGCCCCGGGCCCGGGGGCATGCACGCGTCGATGCCGGCGATTCGCTGGCCACATCCTCTTTCCAGGCCGTCGATTTCCCGGCGGCGCAGCTCGGGGCTGCAGGTGGGCTGGAATCCTCCGTACGCGACATGCTCGTCTGGTCGCGCGCCCTGTTCGATGGCGAACTGGTGGCCGATTCGCTGCTGGACGAGATGACAGCCTATGCGCACGTGCGAGACGGCCGGCCCGTCTACGACGCGATGTACACCCCGCCCGGATCGCCGCCGGCCTCGATGCCGGGATACATGCAGCGAAGCGGGTACGGACTCGGGTTTAACCTGACGGATATGTTCGGTGAGCCGGTCGTGTGGCACAGCGGTGGCATGCCGGGTTTCAACGCGATCTGGGTGTACATACCGGCCTCGCGGACTTCGCTGATCTTGGTGGCGAACACCGACAACGGCGCCGTACCGGCGTTTGAGGAGATCGTGCGGGCACTGGTCGCGCCGGCATAA
- a CDS encoding plasmid pRiA4b ORF-3 family protein encodes MPDSISLDRVFQFKITLQGVKPAIWRRILVPPTYTFWDLHVAIQDAMGWEDYHLHAFRVPHPSTGVVTEIGIPVEDDMGGENVTPGWETRVSDWMKPGAIVAYEYDFGDGWVHELKFELVKDREEGLDYPACVAGERACPIEDSGGVWGYQDMLSVLADPKHEDHASTREWLGEDFDPAHFDPTEVQFDDPKERWDFAFGDE; translated from the coding sequence ATGCCCGACTCGATTTCGCTCGATCGCGTCTTTCAATTCAAGATCACCCTGCAAGGGGTCAAGCCAGCCATCTGGCGGCGTATCCTCGTTCCCCCCACCTATACGTTCTGGGACCTCCACGTCGCCATACAGGACGCGATGGGGTGGGAGGACTATCACCTCCACGCCTTCCGCGTACCGCATCCCTCCACCGGCGTCGTCACCGAGATCGGAATCCCCGTCGAGGACGACATGGGGGGCGAAAACGTCACGCCCGGATGGGAAACCCGCGTGTCCGACTGGATGAAACCGGGCGCCATCGTGGCCTACGAATACGACTTCGGCGACGGCTGGGTGCACGAACTCAAGTTCGAACTCGTCAAGGACCGCGAGGAAGGCCTCGACTATCCCGCCTGTGTCGCCGGCGAACGCGCCTGCCCCATCGAGGACAGCGGCGGCGTCTGGGGCTATCAGGACATGCTCTCCGTCCTCGCCGACCCGAAACACGAAGACCACGCCTCGACGCGCGAATGGCTCGGTGAGGATTTCGATCCGGCGCATTTCGACCCGACCGAAGTCCAGTTCGACGACCCGAAGGAACGCTGGGATTTTGCCTTCGGCGACGAGTGA
- a CDS encoding GMC family oxidoreductase — MHTDARTLENGSLIEGDLCIIGAGAAGISMALEWEGAPQRVILLEGGGFDVEYAMQDLYTGESVGQPYFPLQSSRLHYFGGTTGHWGGWSSVYDPQDFEPRDWVPNSGWPIKRAELDPYYARACAYVEVGKRTFDTPAYLAEDPGLVELPLDRSVVWAKMWQLSPPTRFGTVYRDAVVGSKNIHLLTYANVSDIRANENVSQVQEVEIRSHEGKTHRVRARHFVLAGGAIQNARLLLASNRQAPRGLGNDADRVGRYFMEHLEVISARMVLTQPLPMKLYLTQFGVSKHFAEMAITAEKQRELRILNGTSAVRAQAAPNAAGGVTGFSADAVQNVRDRQSRLSRVQNQANAPAVEEAPRTEYVMQVRMEQAPNPDSRIMLGDQRDALGMPRVKLDWRIGDLEKRSIRQLHETFAAEIGKAGIGRMQLSDWLLTDEPMWPANLGAGWHHMGTTRMDPDPKQGVVDLHCAVHGIDNLHVAGSAVFPTAGAANPTLTLLAMTLRLSDHLKGMF, encoded by the coding sequence ATGCACACCGACGCGCGCACCCTCGAAAACGGCAGCCTGATCGAAGGCGATCTCTGCATCATCGGCGCCGGCGCCGCCGGCATCAGCATGGCCCTGGAATGGGAAGGCGCGCCGCAGCGCGTCATCCTGCTCGAAGGCGGCGGATTCGATGTCGAGTACGCCATGCAAGACCTCTACACCGGCGAGAGCGTCGGGCAGCCGTATTTCCCGCTCCAATCGTCCCGGCTGCATTATTTCGGCGGGACGACGGGGCACTGGGGCGGCTGGTCGTCGGTCTATGATCCGCAGGATTTCGAGCCGCGCGACTGGGTGCCGAACAGCGGGTGGCCCATCAAGCGCGCCGAACTCGACCCCTACTACGCCCGCGCCTGCGCCTACGTCGAGGTTGGCAAGCGGACCTTCGACACGCCGGCGTACCTGGCGGAAGACCCCGGGCTGGTCGAGTTGCCGCTCGACCGCTCCGTCGTCTGGGCCAAGATGTGGCAACTGAGCCCGCCCACGCGCTTCGGCACCGTGTACCGCGACGCCGTCGTGGGGTCGAAGAACATCCATCTGCTCACGTACGCGAATGTGTCCGACATCCGGGCGAATGAGAACGTGTCGCAGGTGCAGGAGGTGGAAATCCGCTCCCACGAGGGTAAGACGCACCGCGTGCGCGCCCGGCATTTCGTGCTCGCCGGCGGGGCGATCCAGAACGCGCGGCTGCTGCTCGCCTCGAACCGGCAGGCGCCGCGCGGCCTCGGGAACGACGCGGATCGGGTCGGGCGCTACTTCATGGAGCACCTGGAGGTGATCTCGGCACGGATGGTCCTGACGCAGCCGCTGCCGATGAAACTGTATCTCACGCAGTTCGGCGTATCGAAGCACTTCGCCGAGATGGCCATCACGGCCGAAAAACAACGCGAACTCCGGATCCTCAACGGGACCTCGGCGGTCCGGGCGCAGGCCGCCCCGAACGCCGCCGGCGGCGTCACCGGGTTTTCGGCGGATGCCGTCCAGAACGTCCGCGACCGTCAGTCGCGCCTGTCGCGTGTACAGAACCAGGCCAACGCGCCGGCGGTGGAGGAAGCGCCGCGGACGGAGTATGTAATGCAGGTCCGCATGGAGCAGGCGCCCAACCCGGACTCGCGGATCATGCTCGGCGACCAGCGGGATGCCCTCGGGATGCCCCGGGTGAAGCTGGACTGGCGAATCGGCGACCTGGAAAAACGCTCGATCCGCCAGCTGCACGAGACGTTCGCCGCCGAAATCGGCAAGGCCGGCATCGGCCGCATGCAGCTCAGCGACTGGCTGCTGACCGACGAACCGATGTGGCCGGCCAATCTCGGCGCCGGCTGGCACCATATGGGCACCACCCGCATGGATCCCGATCCGAAACAGGGGGTGGTCGACCTACACTGCGCCGTGCACGGAATCGATAACCTGCACGTCGCCGGCTCCGCCGTCTTCCCCACCGCCGGCGCCGCCAACCCGACGCTGACCCTCCTCGCGATGACACTCCGGCTGTCGGATCATCTCAAGGGGATGTTTTGA
- a CDS encoding FG-GAP-like repeat-containing protein: MRYRLNWILVIASLIGLPARAQQSPAPDFVPDYLFDGSQLSAWRPLGGAEWKAEKGTITGTARSGGGALVFDRSYEDVAVFTRFRCTGACDAGVLLRLEKSGDGMKGILISLKDDDVGPYRVMLDRNGKITSRELAREANDGDNGVRTAPSPLQRDAWNTIEIFIRANEIQNHLNGVRRSIPGGTAVPQTPESAAAGIFAPRETMPQAYGPIALYVGSGSVAFTDVAVKDWIQYTVESEHLSDRFAMQHVADFHYSWGVDAADIDRDGVNDLVAGPYYYLGPDFRRRREYFPSRTYNPGVEYTPHMLAFAKDWTGDGWPDIIVSEMRPLALFINPKGESRRWERVLVIPDVCSEIAIQADVDSDGEEELVYVDRESRVSYGKVDPANPTGPWKLTKVSAPVFEFNGCSIHGVGAGDINGDGRVDILQATGWWEQPAKDAAKGNWVYHQQLFGESATFIGGGGAISVYDFNGDGLNDVVSSLSAHAWGLAWYEQQRDASGKISFEKHHIMGDFSTENAGGVTFSEPHAGAILADVDRDGIMDFIIGKRHWAHLDTMVDPDPDGEAVIYWYQTVRRPDAPGGVAFIPHLVHNKSGVGSEAKAKDINGDGAIDILTSGTRGTFVFWGKPTGQ; encoded by the coding sequence ATGCGCTACCGTTTGAACTGGATACTTGTTATCGCTTCGTTAATCGGGTTGCCGGCGCGCGCGCAGCAGAGCCCCGCCCCCGATTTTGTGCCGGACTATCTCTTCGACGGTTCGCAACTCTCCGCGTGGCGTCCACTCGGTGGGGCGGAATGGAAAGCGGAGAAAGGCACCATCACCGGGACGGCCCGCTCGGGCGGCGGCGCGCTGGTGTTCGACCGGTCCTATGAGGATGTCGCGGTGTTCACTCGCTTTCGATGCACCGGCGCCTGCGACGCCGGCGTGCTGCTCCGCCTCGAAAAATCCGGCGACGGCATGAAAGGCATCCTGATCTCGCTGAAGGACGACGACGTAGGGCCCTATCGCGTGATGCTCGACCGGAACGGCAAGATCACGTCGCGCGAACTGGCGCGCGAGGCCAACGACGGCGATAACGGTGTCCGCACCGCGCCGAGCCCGCTGCAGCGGGATGCGTGGAACACCATCGAGATCTTTATCCGGGCCAACGAGATCCAGAATCACCTGAACGGCGTCCGCCGTTCGATCCCCGGCGGCACTGCGGTGCCACAGACGCCCGAATCCGCCGCCGCCGGCATCTTCGCGCCCCGCGAAACGATGCCGCAGGCGTATGGTCCGATCGCGCTGTATGTCGGTTCGGGCAGCGTCGCGTTTACCGATGTGGCGGTGAAGGACTGGATCCAGTACACCGTCGAGTCCGAGCACCTGTCGGACCGCTTCGCCATGCAGCATGTGGCCGACTTCCACTATTCCTGGGGCGTCGACGCGGCGGACATCGACCGCGACGGCGTCAACGACCTCGTCGCCGGCCCCTATTATTACCTCGGCCCGGACTTCCGCCGTCGCCGCGAGTATTTCCCGTCCCGCACCTACAACCCCGGCGTCGAATACACGCCGCACATGCTCGCTTTCGCGAAGGACTGGACCGGTGACGGCTGGCCGGATATCATCGTGTCCGAGATGCGGCCGCTCGCGCTCTTCATCAACCCGAAAGGCGAAAGCCGGCGCTGGGAGCGGGTGCTCGTCATCCCCGACGTCTGCAGCGAGATCGCCATCCAGGCGGATGTGGACAGCGACGGCGAGGAAGAACTCGTGTACGTCGACCGGGAAAGCCGCGTCTCTTATGGCAAGGTGGATCCCGCAAATCCCACCGGACCCTGGAAGCTGACGAAGGTGTCTGCGCCCGTGTTCGAGTTCAACGGGTGCAGCATCCACGGCGTGGGCGCCGGCGACATCAACGGTGACGGGCGCGTGGATATCCTCCAGGCCACCGGGTGGTGGGAACAGCCGGCGAAGGACGCGGCCAAAGGCAACTGGGTGTACCACCAGCAGCTGTTCGGTGAATCCGCCACGTTCATCGGCGGCGGCGGCGCCATCTCGGTGTACGACTTCAACGGGGACGGGCTGAACGACGTCGTCTCCAGCCTCAGCGCGCACGCCTGGGGCCTCGCCTGGTACGAACAGCAACGCGACGCCAGCGGAAAGATCTCCTTCGAGAAGCACCATATCATGGGCGACTTCTCGACGGAAAACGCCGGCGGCGTCACGTTCTCCGAACCCCATGCCGGCGCCATCCTGGCGGACGTCGACCGCGACGGCATCATGGATTTCATCATCGGCAAACGGCACTGGGCGCACCTCGACACGATGGTCGACCCCGATCCCGACGGCGAAGCGGTGATCTACTGGTACCAGACCGTCCGCCGGCCCGACGCGCCCGGCGGCGTCGCCTTCATCCCGCACCTCGTCCACAATAAATCGGGCGTCGGATCCGAGGCCAAGGCGAAGGACATCAATGGCGACGGCGCCATCGACATCCTGACCTCCGGCACCCGCGGGACGTTCGTATTCTGGGGCAAGCCGACAGGGCAATAA
- a CDS encoding carboxylesterase family protein, which produces MQSSRRNFLQVLGAGTTGLGLGPVTLGARERDARVPEEDDEQILYIGDDIAITDTVYGKVQGFILRDTYHFRGIPYGADTGGANRFMPPQKPASWDGVLPAVWWGDTAPQIMDGRYDNVWASYADHWNYDDVSEDCLRLNVWTPALNDGGKRPVMVWLHGGGYTNGNAVEQDGYDGANLSRTGNIVFVSINHRLGPIGFSDLSGVGGSKYAHSGNVGALDMVAALEWVRDNIANFGGDPGNVTIMGQSGGGAKVCTLMGMPAAKGLLHKGVPLSGSTLQGMDQETSRGIGAYILKEAGLQASEIDKLQEMPWKDYLLLASRAARKYGEEKGVTGFRAGFGPVADGINIPKSNFFGDANGLSADVPMLICSTFHEWAASRVNPAMEKMSKDEAIAMLRERAGFRGGLGDKAGSVYDGYARAFPQATPFEIVTLVSSNRQGVVDTATAKSGQNAPVYVAWFGWQPPMFNGRMRSFHCLDICFWYANTDVMLTHTGGGKRPRMLSNKMSASLLNFMRTGDPNGGGLPAWPAFTPEQGEVMVLDDESAVMNDPDREGRRLLS; this is translated from the coding sequence ATGCAATCCAGTAGACGCAATTTCCTGCAGGTGTTGGGCGCCGGTACCACAGGCCTCGGCCTGGGTCCGGTGACCCTCGGCGCCCGCGAACGGGACGCCCGCGTCCCCGAAGAAGACGACGAGCAGATCCTCTACATCGGCGACGACATCGCCATCACCGACACGGTATACGGCAAAGTGCAGGGTTTCATCCTGCGCGACACCTACCACTTCCGGGGCATCCCCTACGGCGCGGACACCGGCGGGGCCAACCGCTTCATGCCGCCGCAAAAACCGGCGTCGTGGGATGGCGTCCTGCCGGCGGTGTGGTGGGGCGATACGGCTCCTCAAATCATGGACGGCCGGTACGATAACGTCTGGGCCTCGTATGCCGACCACTGGAACTACGACGATGTCAGCGAGGACTGCCTCCGCCTCAACGTCTGGACGCCGGCCCTCAACGACGGCGGCAAACGCCCGGTCATGGTGTGGCTCCACGGCGGCGGCTACACGAACGGCAACGCCGTCGAACAGGACGGCTACGACGGGGCGAACCTGAGCCGCACGGGCAACATCGTCTTCGTCTCGATCAACCACCGCCTCGGCCCGATCGGGTTCTCCGATCTCTCGGGCGTCGGCGGCAGCAAATACGCGCACTCGGGCAACGTGGGGGCGCTGGATATGGTCGCCGCGCTGGAATGGGTGCGCGACAACATCGCGAACTTCGGCGGCGACCCCGGGAACGTCACCATCATGGGGCAATCCGGCGGCGGCGCGAAGGTGTGCACGCTGATGGGCATGCCGGCGGCGAAAGGGTTGCTCCACAAAGGCGTCCCGCTCAGTGGCTCCACGCTCCAGGGCATGGATCAGGAGACGTCGCGCGGCATCGGCGCCTACATCCTGAAAGAAGCCGGCCTGCAGGCCTCCGAGATCGACAAGCTCCAGGAGATGCCGTGGAAGGACTACCTCCTGCTGGCCTCCCGCGCCGCGCGGAAATACGGCGAGGAGAAAGGCGTGACCGGCTTCCGCGCCGGCTTCGGCCCCGTAGCCGACGGGATCAACATCCCGAAATCGAACTTCTTCGGCGACGCGAACGGCCTGTCGGCGGATGTGCCCATGCTGATTTGCAGCACCTTCCACGAATGGGCGGCAAGCCGCGTCAACCCTGCTATGGAGAAGATGTCGAAGGATGAGGCGATCGCCATGCTCCGAGAACGCGCCGGCTTCCGCGGCGGACTCGGGGATAAGGCGGGTTCCGTGTACGACGGATACGCCCGGGCCTTCCCGCAAGCCACGCCGTTCGAGATCGTCACCCTCGTTTCCAGCAATCGCCAGGGCGTCGTCGACACAGCTACGGCCAAGTCCGGCCAGAACGCGCCGGTCTACGTCGCCTGGTTCGGGTGGCAGCCGCCGATGTTCAACGGCCGCATGCGCTCGTTCCACTGCCTCGACATCTGCTTCTGGTACGCCAACACCGACGTGATGCTCACGCACACCGGCGGCGGCAAACGGCCGCGCATGCTGTCGAACAAGATGTCGGCGTCGTTGCTGAATTTCATGCGCACCGGCGACCCCAACGGCGGCGGGTTGCCGGCGTGGCCGGCCTTCACACCGGAGCAGGGCGAGGTGATGGTGCTCGACGACGAGAGCGCGGTGATGAACGATCCCGACCGTGAAGGGCGGAGGCTACTGTCCTAA
- the nhaC gene encoding Na+/H+ antiporter NhaC, with amino-acid sequence MTDHPAPASFSEALLPILGLLGLIVYGLMLRPALFGQPPMPLEVLFILAASLATVAQFVQGHTWEAIQTSIVNKLASALPAFFILFAIGLIIGSWIVSGTIPMLVYYGIRIINPTYLYVLAFVVPAIFSTLTGTSWGSAGTIGVVLIGISGAVGGHMGITAGAVIGGSYFGDKLSPLSDTTNLAALAADVDLFMHVRSMLYTTVPSAVLAALIFTAMGFVYPPHASAADLSAIEPFLAEIRSLFAFNPLLLLPPAIVLYGSLKKKPTIPTILSSVLTAALLALLFQRYTATDVIQTLYKGFHTDMAVWAPAVSERVQILMNRGGLYALNESITVAFMVFIYIGVIDNIQAMPIVVGRLFRFARSRPSVILASLAATAVTNAMTSNQYATSFVVGDAFKSKYDALRIPRQVLSRSLEDAGTMIESIIPWTTTAVFMVGALGVPYADYWHWQLLTLINLVVAPALAILGIGCFYEDE; translated from the coding sequence ATGACCGACCACCCCGCACCGGCTTCGTTCTCCGAAGCGTTGCTACCCATCCTCGGCCTGCTGGGCCTGATCGTGTACGGACTGATGCTCCGGCCCGCCCTGTTCGGCCAGCCGCCGATGCCGCTCGAAGTCCTCTTCATCCTCGCCGCCAGCCTGGCCACGGTCGCGCAATTCGTGCAGGGCCACACCTGGGAGGCCATCCAGACGTCCATCGTCAACAAGCTCGCCAGCGCGCTGCCGGCGTTTTTCATCCTGTTCGCCATCGGCCTCATCATCGGGAGCTGGATCGTCAGCGGCACGATCCCGATGCTGGTCTACTACGGCATCCGGATCATCAACCCCACCTACCTCTACGTGCTCGCCTTCGTGGTGCCGGCGATCTTCTCGACCCTCACCGGCACGTCGTGGGGCTCGGCCGGCACGATCGGCGTCGTGCTCATCGGGATATCGGGTGCGGTGGGTGGGCACATGGGCATCACGGCCGGCGCCGTCATCGGGGGGTCGTATTTCGGCGACAAGCTCTCGCCCCTCTCGGACACCACCAACCTCGCGGCGCTGGCGGCGGACGTCGACCTGTTCATGCACGTCCGCTCGATGCTGTACACGACGGTCCCCTCGGCCGTGCTCGCCGCCCTCATTTTTACCGCGATGGGGTTTGTCTATCCCCCGCACGCGTCGGCGGCGGACCTGAGCGCCATCGAACCCTTCCTCGCCGAAATCCGGTCCCTCTTCGCGTTCAATCCGCTGCTGCTGCTCCCGCCGGCCATCGTGCTCTACGGTTCGCTCAAAAAGAAGCCGACCATCCCCACGATCCTCTCGTCCGTCCTGACCGCCGCCCTCCTCGCACTGCTCTTCCAGCGCTACACGGCGACCGACGTCATCCAGACGCTGTACAAGGGGTTCCACACCGACATGGCCGTGTGGGCGCCGGCGGTTTCCGAGCGGGTGCAGATTCTGATGAACCGGGGGGGCCTTTACGCGCTCAACGAATCGATCACGGTCGCCTTCATGGTCTTCATCTACATCGGCGTGATCGACAACATCCAGGCCATGCCCATCGTCGTCGGCCGGCTGTTCCGGTTCGCGCGGTCGCGCCCGAGCGTCATCCTCGCCTCCCTGGCCGCCACCGCCGTCACCAACGCGATGACGTCCAATCAGTACGCAACCAGCTTCGTCGTGGGCGATGCGTTCAAATCGAAGTACGATGCGCTACGGATTCCCCGGCAGGTCCTCTCCCGCTCACTGGAAGACGCCGGCACCATGATCGAAAGCATCATCCCCTGGACGACCACGGCCGTCTTCATGGTCGGCGCGCTCGGCGTACCCTATGCCGACTACTGGCACTGGCAGCTCCTCACCCTTATCAACCTCGTCGTGGCGCCGGCCCTCGCGATCCTGGGTATCGGGTGTTTTTACGAGGATGAATAA